The Heterodontus francisci isolate sHetFra1 chromosome 43, sHetFra1.hap1, whole genome shotgun sequence genome window below encodes:
- the LOC137355565 gene encoding small nuclear ribonucleoprotein E-like gives MAYRGQAQKVQKVMVQPINLIFRFLQNRSRIQVWLYEQVNMRIEGCIIGFDEYMNLVLDDAEEIHMKSKSRKPLGRVMLKGDNITLLQSVHS, from the coding sequence ATGGCGTACCGCGGGCAGGCGCAGAAAGTACAGAAAGTGATGGTGCAGCCCATCAATCTTATTTTCAGATTCCTTCAGAATCGATCCAGGATCCAAGTATGGTTATATGAGCAAGTCAACATGAGGATAGAAGGCTGTATAATTGGGTTTGATGAATACATGAACCTTGTTTTGgatgatgcagaggaaattcacatgAAATCGAAATCAAGAAAACCGTTGGGTCGTGTTATGCTGAAAGGGGACAACATCACCTTACTACAGAGCGTCCACAGTTAG